The genomic DNA GGGCCGAACTGCGGGAGAGGTTTGTCTTCGCTCATGACCCCAGCCTCCGGCTCCGGCTGCGGCCGCGGAAGCGAATCCGCCCGGAGCAGATCCGCTGTGGGCGGCGGCGTGTGCACCCGCCGGAAAACGCGACGTAACACCGCCGACGCACGACCCGCCTAGCCTCGGGGCATGGCGAAACAGAAAGCACCCGCATGGCAGTCCGAGGACGGCCTGAACTTCCGCACCCGCAAGTGGGTGCGCCCGGAAGACCTCAACGCGAACGGCACGCTGTTCGGCGGAAGCCTGCTGAAGTGGATCGACGAGGAGGCCGCGATCTACGCGATCGTGCAACTCGGCAACTACCGCGTCGTCACCCGGCACATCTCCGCCATCACGTTCGAGGCGTCGGCGGTGCAGGGCGACCTCATCGAGATCGGGCTGCAGGCCACCCGTTTCGGCACCACGTCGCTCACCATGCGGGCCGTCGCGCGCAACATGATCACGCGCAAGCGCATCCTCACCATCGACGAGATCGTGTTCGTCAGCATCGGCGAGGACGGCCTGCCCACCCCGCACGGCTACGACGAGATCACCTACGATCGCGACCGCATGCCCACCGAGCGCATCGCCACCGGCACGATCCCCCTCCCGAAGCGCTGACCCTCATTCGCCGACCCACCCCCTTGAGGTCGACCCACCCCCGAAAGTGCGTCATTTATGGGGGTGGGTCGCACGGAAGGGGGTGGGTCAACGATCAGCGGTGGGTGACGCGGTGACCGATCCAGAAGCCGATCGCGATCAGGCCGACCAGACCGATCCCGAGGATCCACGGGAGCAGAGAGGGTGCGGCGCCGGCCGTGGCCGTCGCGAGGGTGCCGGAGCCGTCGGCGATGCGCCCGTTGCCCGCCGCGAGGTCGGCGGCACCCGCGTCGAGCTTCGCGCTTCCGGCCGCGAGGGTACCGGACCCCTCGGCGACCGCGTCGGCGCCGGTACGGAGTTCGGTCATCCCGGACCGGAGGTCACCGGCACCCGACTGCAGCGCGTCGACGCCCGTGGCCAGAGTCCCGGCACCCTCGTCGAGCCGGGCCGCGCCGGCGCTGAGCTCCGCGGTGCCGGAGTACAGCGACGATGCTCCGGTCGAGAGGGTCTGCAGCCCGGACGAGAGATCCGCCGCGCCCGCCGCGAGCCGGGAGGTGCCGTCCTGCAGCGTCTGCGCTCCGGCGACGAGGGCGGGAGCGCCCTTCGGGGAGACCAGCGCCACGGTTCCCGGCCAGCCCTTCGAGGTGTCGCCGTTGATGAGCGCACCGACGCCGGCCGTAACACGAGCGGAGCCGTCGGCGGCGCCGATGAGTCCCTGTGCGAGGCCCGGAGCAGCCGCGGCGGGGGCGGCCAGCGCGCCGACCTGCTTCTCGACGCCGGCGGCGAGCCCCGCGAGCTGCTGGAGCTGCACATCGGCAGGGTTCGCCGCGAGGAGACCCTGCAGACCGGCGGCGAGCGTCCGCGCATTGCCGGGAGCACTCGTGGCGACGCCCGTCAGCAGGGCCTTCGTCTCCGGATGGGCGAGTTTCTGCACATCGGCACTCACTCCGGCGCGCAGGGTGGTGCTGAGGGTCGTCGCCCCCTCGAGCACACCGTTCGCGTACCGGTGCGCGCCGTCGACACCGGCGGCGAGAGTGGTCGCGCCGTCGACGAGCTGCCGGGCCCCGGCGTCCGCCGCCGCCATCTTCGCCGCGAGCTCCTGCGATCCGGCGAGCGCCGTCTGGGCTCCGCCGCTCACCCGTCCCGCACCGTCGAGGGCCGTGGCGGCTCCCGCGGCGAGGGTGCCCGCACCCTCCGCGAGCGTGGTGGCGCCCGCGGCGGCGGTCGTCGCGCCGTCACTGAGCTTCGCCGATCCCTGCTGCGCCGTCGCGGTGCCTGTCGCGAGATCCTGCGTGCCCGCGGCCAGCTCGTCGGCCCCCGCGGCGAGGTCGGCAGCACCTGCGGCGAGGTCCGCGGATCCCCCTGTGCGGTGGTGGTGCCGTCCGCGAGTTCCGAGGCGCCCGCGGACACCTTGCTCATCGTGGCGAAGAACAACAGCACCATCGCCGCCAGCAGAAGGCTGAGGACGATCACGGCGATGCGCATGCCGAGGCCGTGCGCGTGGGTCTTTTCACTCGTCATTGAGGACTCCCGGGGTCAGTGGCGTCGTTGCCACCCGCGACTGTAGGCCCGCCCTCTCCGCGACCCCCCGGTTTTGCCGCTAGGAACCAAGTCCCACCTCAGGCGATACTCAGTTTCTTGTCGTCCTCACACAATCGCCGATCCGGCCCCTTATGTGCGAGCCACCCCCATATGTGACGCACTTTCGGGGGTGGGTCGCACGGAAAGGGGTGGGTCGGCGAGAGTCGCGAAGGCGTTCGCGAGGTCGGCGAGGAGATCGTCGACGTCCTCGAGGCCGATGGACAGGCGCAGGACGTCGGCGGCGGGACGCGCCTCCGCGGGGACCGGGCGGTGCGTGAGCGCGGCGGGGTGCTGGATGAGGGAGTCCACGCCCCCGAGCGACACGGCGTGCGTGAAGAGGCGGGTCGCCCCGGCCACCGCTGCGGCCGCTGCATAGCCGCCGCGCAGCCGCAACGCGATCATCGCCCCCGGCCCGCGGAGCTGCCGTTCCAGGATGCCGCGCGGATCCCCGTCGAGCCCGGGATAGAAGACCTCGGCGACCTCCGGCCGATCGACCAGCCACTGCACGATGCGACGAGCGCTCTCCTGCTGGTGCCGCACGCGGACCGGCAGGGTCGTGAGACCGCGGTGCAGCAGGTACGCGCCGAGCGGGTGCAGGAGCCCCCCGGTCACCGCACGCACGCGACGCAGCGCCTCCGCGGTCGTCTCGTCACAGGCGACGACGCCGGCGATGACATCACCGTGGCCGCCGA from Microbacterium paraoxydans includes the following:
- a CDS encoding acyl-CoA thioesterase, translated to MAKQKAPAWQSEDGLNFRTRKWVRPEDLNANGTLFGGSLLKWIDEEAAIYAIVQLGNYRVVTRHISAITFEASAVQGDLIEIGLQATRFGTTSLTMRAVARNMITRKRILTIDEIVFVSIGEDGLPTPHGYDEITYDRDRMPTERIATGTIPLPKR